One part of the Salmo salar chromosome ssa28, Ssal_v3.1, whole genome shotgun sequence genome encodes these proteins:
- the LOC106589358 gene encoding SUN domain-containing protein 1 isoform X9, giving the protein MRGGLWRAGVGQIYFETVPKSKRCECRTELFLERWQQQFAFLLLLQGSSYSTTALDFEKEHRITPVLESPRMSRRSLRLHSTTGLYGDDSMDSSLNHMYHSASFSAGGASRRDSKALKSRRSQQHSVSCSQSLLLTTPHKSQHGSQQHNSSLHSVAASDASLLSSMLDKSCIQERTLVEGFWGLDEDSELKERTMTDYSMCEANGDINSAQTQTSMVNGSFGKDHAIHSDRNDALTTYSKHFSTAARSATGKQALTAPAASPPSTIYARDKSRKHRTGESGSHRSTITCLSLKRVLVSFSDTCVRVSRRAAASVASVFSLLLQSVLLRSRKEGKGVLWSALDTCVNHSRRAAAFTVCVVTLLIQTAVLKMGSVGRKVVNGAHSSYCGSMNVNEMGTEGKRMNLNGALCKAATGAFWWLGTGWYHLATVMSLLNIFVLTRCLPKLLKLLLILLPFLLALWHWGPSSLLSVLPAINITEWRTAYSLSQNPLEPTKDSQPIMAQPPPAVSQPGSVLVSVDSERLARLEQRLAQLWEKVERGGRRQENQHREVLSLYQSVREQLDTQTDKDSMGLWVSGLLEERLLLLKGGVEKDAALRRELSQEIGEQYVVQQQGQESRLAQLEVLLQTLTAKTEEVQRRQADTSSATPALPPVPVLVNVGVDSESHDALLAEVQLLEATLGSIRQDLQGVMGCQGMCDRLDTLHETVSEQVSAQVRMELRALFDHSKQVGDSQPGEKELPESLLQWLSERYVSGADVHASLTSLELSILQNVTLQLEKSRARQETLSTETVTQTVMHTVGAAGTGMSEEHVQLIVKNALTLYSQDRTGLVDYALESGGGSILSTRCSETYETKTALMSLFGLPLWYFSQSPRVAIQPDVHPGNCWAFQGSHGYLVIRLSMRIVPSAFSLEHIPKALSPTGTISSAPRQFTVYGLDDEYQEEGKLLGSYTYQDDEDALQTYPVTEENDKAYQIIEVRVLSNWGHPEYTCLYRIRVHGQPSVN; this is encoded by the exons ATGAGGGGTGGACTCTGGAGAGCTGGGGTTGGACAGATCT ATTTTGAAACGGTTCCAAAGTCCAAACGATGTGAATGCCGGACTGAGTTGTTCCTTGAGAGATGGCAGCAGCAGtttgcttttttgttgttgttgcaagg CTCCAGCTACTCTACAACAGCCCTGGACTTTGAGAAGGAGCACAGGATCACTCCCGTCTTAGAGTCTCCCAGGATGTCTCGGCGGAGCCTGCGTCTGCACTCCACCACTGGTCTCTATGGTGACGACAGCATGGACTCTTCTCTCAACCACATGTACCACAGCGCTTCCTTCAGTGCAGGAGGAGCCAGTCGCAGAGATTCCAA GGCGTTGAAGAGCAGGAggtctcagcagcactctgtctCCTGCTCCCAGTCTCTGCTCCTCACCACGCCCCATAAGAGCCAGCATGGCTCCCAGCAGCACAACAGCAGTCTGCACAGCGTGGCCGCCAGCGACGCCTCCCTGCTCTCCTCCATGCTGGACAAGTCGTGCATCCAGGAGCGCACGCTGGTCGAAGGCTTCTGGGGCTTGGATGAAGACTCTGAACTCAAAG AGCGGACCATGACTGACTACAGTATGTGTGAGGCCAACGGAGACATTAACTCGGCACAGACCCAGACCTCCATGGTGAACGGTAGCTTCGGTAAGGACCACGCGATCCACTCGGACAGAAATGACGCGCTCACCACCTACTCCAAGCACTTCTCAACTGCAGCCCGCTCTGCCACCGGCAAGCAGGCCCTGACAGCCCCCGCCGCTTCCCCTCCCTCCACCATCTACGCCAGGGACAAGAGCCGCAAGCACAGGACGGGTGAGAGCGGCAGCCACAGAAGTACTATAACGTGTTTGTCCTTAAAAC GTGTGCTGGTGTCCTTCTCGGACACCTGTGTGCGCGTGAGCAggagggcagcagcctctgtggcGTCCGTCTTCTCACTGCTCTTACAGAGTGTGCTGCTGAGGTCACGCAAAGAGGGCAAAG GTGTGCTGTGGTCAGCATTAGACACCTGTGTGAACCATAGCAGGAGGGCAGCTGCCTTCACAGTGTGTGTAGTGACTCTGCTCATACAGACTGCTGTGCTGAAGATGGGCAGTGTGGGCAGAAAAGTGGTTAATGGAG CTCACTCCAGCTACTGCGGAAGCATGAATGTAAATGAGATGGGGACTGAGGGGAAACGCATGAATCTGAATGGTGCTCTTT GTAAGGCAGCGACTGGGGCTTTCTGGTGGCTGGGGACTGGATGGTATCATCTGGCCACCGTCATGTCGCTCCTCAACATCTTCGTCTTGACACG GTGCCTTCCCAAGCTCCTCAAACTCCTGCTGATTCTGCTCCCATTCCTCCTGG CTCTGTGGCACTGGGGTCCGTCCAGCCTGCTGTCTGTGTTGCCTGCCATTAACATCACTGAGTGGAGGACGGCCTACTCCCTCAGTCAGAACCCTCTGGAACCAACCAAAGACAGCCAGCCCATCATGGCTCAACCACCACCAGCTGTCTCACAG CCAGGCAGTGTGCTGGTGTCTGTGGACTCTGAGCGCCTAGCCCGGTTGGAGCAGAGGCTGGCCCAGCTGTGGGAGAAGGTGGAGCGAGGGGGCCGAAGGCAGGAAAACCAGCACAGGGAGGTGCTGAGTCTCTACCAGTCTGTACGAGAGCAGCTGGACACCCAGACGGACAAGGACAGCATGGGGCTGTGGGTGtctggcctgctggaggagagacTCCTTCTGCTGAAGGGGGGGGTGGAGAAGGATGCAGCACTGCGGAGAGAACTG AGTCAGGAGATTGGAGAGCAGTATGTGGTGCAGCAGCAGGGCCAAGAGTCTCGTCTGGCTCAGCTAGAGGTGCTGCTGCAGACACTGACTGCCAAGACAGAG GAGGTGCAGAGGAGGCAAGCAGACACTTCCAGTGCTACACCTGCACTGCCACCAGTGCCTGTGCTAGTCAA TGTGGGTGTGGACAGCGAGTCCCATGATGCCTTGCTGGCGGAGGTGCAACTTCTAGAGGCGACGCTGGGGAGCATTAGGCAGGACCTGCAGGGGGTGATGGGATGCCAGGGCATGTGTGACCGCCTGGACACACTCCATGAAACG GTGTCTGAGCAAGTGTCTGCCCAGGTGAGGATGGAACTGCGGGCCCTGTTTGACCACAGCAAGCAAGTCGGAGATTCCCAACCTGGAGAAAAGGAGCTCCCAGAGTCCCTGCTGCAGTGGCTCTCTGAGCGCTATGTAAGTGGGGCTGATGTGCACGCCTCTCTGACCTCCCTGGAGCTCAGCATCCTGCAGAACGTGACCCTGCAGCTGGAGAAGAGCAGGGCCAGGCAGGAGACGCTCAGCACTGAGACTGTCACTCAGACTGTGATGCACACTGTTGGAGCCGCAGGGACCGGGATGTCCGAGGAG CATGTACAGCTGATAGTGAAGAATGCTCTGACACTCTACTCCCAGGATCGGACCGGCCTGGTGGACTATGCTCTGGAGTCTGGCG gcGGCAGCATCCTGAGCACTCGCTGCTCTGAGACGTACGAGACAAAGACGGCACTAATGAGTCTGTTTGGCCTCCCGCTCTGGTACTTCTCCCAGTCTCCTCGTGTGGCCATACAG CCTGATGTCCATCCAGGGAACTGCTGGGCGTTTCAGGGTTCCCATGGTTACCTGGTGATTCGTCTCTCTATGAGGATCGTGCCCTCTGCCTTCTCATTGGAGCACATCCCCAAAGCCCTTTCGCCAACAGGCACCATCAGCAGCGCCCCGCGCCAGTTTACCGTCTAT GGTCTGGATGATGAGTACCAGGAGGAGGGTAAGTTACTGGGCAGCTACACCTACCAGGATGATGAGGATGCTCTACAAACTTATCCTGTCACA
- the LOC106589358 gene encoding SUN domain-containing protein 1 isoform X6: MRGGLWRAGVGQIYFETVPKSKRCECRTELFLERWQQQFAFLLLLQGSSYSTTALDFEKEHRITPVLESPRMSRRSLRLHSTTGLYGDDSMDSSLNHMYHSASFSAGGASRRDSKALKSRRSQQHSVSCSQSLLLTTPHKSQHGSQQHNSSLHSVAASDASLLSSMLDKSCIQERTLVEGFWGLDEDSELKERTMTDYSMCEANGDINSAQTQTSMVNGSFGKDHAIHSDRNDALTTYSKHFSTAARSATGKQALTAPAASPPSTIYARDKSRKHRTGVLWSALDTCVNHSRRAAAFTVCVVTLLIQTAVLKMGSVGRKVVNGAHSSYCGSMNVNEMGTEGKRMNLNGALCDDCKGKQCVETRVVQSSSPRVCRSHHVLGELWLATAYTGSSVLWVGQKAGSAVRSVIRRMLSVLWLAAVSPGKAATGAFWWLGTGWYHLATVMSLLNIFVLTRCLPKLLKLLLILLPFLLALWHWGPSSLLSVLPAINITEWRTAYSLSQNPLEPTKDSQPIMAQPPPAVSQPGSVLVSVDSERLARLEQRLAQLWEKVERGGRRQENQHREVLSLYQSVREQLDTQTDKDSMGLWVSGLLEERLLLLKGGVEKDAALRRELSQEIGEQYVVQQQGQESRLAQLEVLLQTLTAKTEEVQRRQADTSSATPALPPVPVLVNVGVDSESHDALLAEVQLLEATLGSIRQDLQGVMGCQGMCDRLDTLHETVSEQVSAQVRMELRALFDHSKQVGDSQPGEKELPESLLQWLSERYVSGADVHASLTSLELSILQNVTLQLEKSRARQETLSTETVTQTVMHTVGAAGTGMSEEHVQLIVKNALTLYSQDRTGLVDYALESGGGSILSTRCSETYETKTALMSLFGLPLWYFSQSPRVAIQPDVHPGNCWAFQGSHGYLVIRLSMRIVPSAFSLEHIPKALSPTGTISSAPRQFTVYGLDDEYQEEGKLLGSYTYQDDEDALQTYPVTEENDKAYQIIEVRVLSNWGHPEYTCLYRIRVHGQPSVN, from the exons ATGAGGGGTGGACTCTGGAGAGCTGGGGTTGGACAGATCT ATTTTGAAACGGTTCCAAAGTCCAAACGATGTGAATGCCGGACTGAGTTGTTCCTTGAGAGATGGCAGCAGCAGtttgcttttttgttgttgttgcaagg CTCCAGCTACTCTACAACAGCCCTGGACTTTGAGAAGGAGCACAGGATCACTCCCGTCTTAGAGTCTCCCAGGATGTCTCGGCGGAGCCTGCGTCTGCACTCCACCACTGGTCTCTATGGTGACGACAGCATGGACTCTTCTCTCAACCACATGTACCACAGCGCTTCCTTCAGTGCAGGAGGAGCCAGTCGCAGAGATTCCAA GGCGTTGAAGAGCAGGAggtctcagcagcactctgtctCCTGCTCCCAGTCTCTGCTCCTCACCACGCCCCATAAGAGCCAGCATGGCTCCCAGCAGCACAACAGCAGTCTGCACAGCGTGGCCGCCAGCGACGCCTCCCTGCTCTCCTCCATGCTGGACAAGTCGTGCATCCAGGAGCGCACGCTGGTCGAAGGCTTCTGGGGCTTGGATGAAGACTCTGAACTCAAAG AGCGGACCATGACTGACTACAGTATGTGTGAGGCCAACGGAGACATTAACTCGGCACAGACCCAGACCTCCATGGTGAACGGTAGCTTCGGTAAGGACCACGCGATCCACTCGGACAGAAATGACGCGCTCACCACCTACTCCAAGCACTTCTCAACTGCAGCCCGCTCTGCCACCGGCAAGCAGGCCCTGACAGCCCCCGCCGCTTCCCCTCCCTCCACCATCTACGCCAGGGACAAGAGCCGCAAGCACAGGACGG GTGTGCTGTGGTCAGCATTAGACACCTGTGTGAACCATAGCAGGAGGGCAGCTGCCTTCACAGTGTGTGTAGTGACTCTGCTCATACAGACTGCTGTGCTGAAGATGGGCAGTGTGGGCAGAAAAGTGGTTAATGGAG CTCACTCCAGCTACTGCGGAAGCATGAATGTAAATGAGATGGGGACTGAGGGGAAACGCATGAATCTGAATGGTGCTCTTT GTGACGACTGCAAAGGGAAGCAGTGCGTGGAGACACGCGTTGTCCAGTCATCATCACCACGGGTCTGCCGGTCACACCATGTGTTGGGGGAACTGTGGCTTGCCACCGCTTACACAG GCTCCAGTGTGTTGTGGGTGGGGCAGAAGGCAGGCTCAGCTGTGCGGTCCGTGATAAGAAGGATGCTGTCTGTTCTCTGGTTGGCAGCCGTGTCCCCAG GTAAGGCAGCGACTGGGGCTTTCTGGTGGCTGGGGACTGGATGGTATCATCTGGCCACCGTCATGTCGCTCCTCAACATCTTCGTCTTGACACG GTGCCTTCCCAAGCTCCTCAAACTCCTGCTGATTCTGCTCCCATTCCTCCTGG CTCTGTGGCACTGGGGTCCGTCCAGCCTGCTGTCTGTGTTGCCTGCCATTAACATCACTGAGTGGAGGACGGCCTACTCCCTCAGTCAGAACCCTCTGGAACCAACCAAAGACAGCCAGCCCATCATGGCTCAACCACCACCAGCTGTCTCACAG CCAGGCAGTGTGCTGGTGTCTGTGGACTCTGAGCGCCTAGCCCGGTTGGAGCAGAGGCTGGCCCAGCTGTGGGAGAAGGTGGAGCGAGGGGGCCGAAGGCAGGAAAACCAGCACAGGGAGGTGCTGAGTCTCTACCAGTCTGTACGAGAGCAGCTGGACACCCAGACGGACAAGGACAGCATGGGGCTGTGGGTGtctggcctgctggaggagagacTCCTTCTGCTGAAGGGGGGGGTGGAGAAGGATGCAGCACTGCGGAGAGAACTG AGTCAGGAGATTGGAGAGCAGTATGTGGTGCAGCAGCAGGGCCAAGAGTCTCGTCTGGCTCAGCTAGAGGTGCTGCTGCAGACACTGACTGCCAAGACAGAG GAGGTGCAGAGGAGGCAAGCAGACACTTCCAGTGCTACACCTGCACTGCCACCAGTGCCTGTGCTAGTCAA TGTGGGTGTGGACAGCGAGTCCCATGATGCCTTGCTGGCGGAGGTGCAACTTCTAGAGGCGACGCTGGGGAGCATTAGGCAGGACCTGCAGGGGGTGATGGGATGCCAGGGCATGTGTGACCGCCTGGACACACTCCATGAAACG GTGTCTGAGCAAGTGTCTGCCCAGGTGAGGATGGAACTGCGGGCCCTGTTTGACCACAGCAAGCAAGTCGGAGATTCCCAACCTGGAGAAAAGGAGCTCCCAGAGTCCCTGCTGCAGTGGCTCTCTGAGCGCTATGTAAGTGGGGCTGATGTGCACGCCTCTCTGACCTCCCTGGAGCTCAGCATCCTGCAGAACGTGACCCTGCAGCTGGAGAAGAGCAGGGCCAGGCAGGAGACGCTCAGCACTGAGACTGTCACTCAGACTGTGATGCACACTGTTGGAGCCGCAGGGACCGGGATGTCCGAGGAG CATGTACAGCTGATAGTGAAGAATGCTCTGACACTCTACTCCCAGGATCGGACCGGCCTGGTGGACTATGCTCTGGAGTCTGGCG gcGGCAGCATCCTGAGCACTCGCTGCTCTGAGACGTACGAGACAAAGACGGCACTAATGAGTCTGTTTGGCCTCCCGCTCTGGTACTTCTCCCAGTCTCCTCGTGTGGCCATACAG CCTGATGTCCATCCAGGGAACTGCTGGGCGTTTCAGGGTTCCCATGGTTACCTGGTGATTCGTCTCTCTATGAGGATCGTGCCCTCTGCCTTCTCATTGGAGCACATCCCCAAAGCCCTTTCGCCAACAGGCACCATCAGCAGCGCCCCGCGCCAGTTTACCGTCTAT GGTCTGGATGATGAGTACCAGGAGGAGGGTAAGTTACTGGGCAGCTACACCTACCAGGATGATGAGGATGCTCTACAAACTTATCCTGTCACA
- the LOC106589358 gene encoding SUN domain-containing protein 1 isoform X5, which produces MRGGLWRAGVGQIYFETVPKSKRCECRTELFLERWQQQFAFLLLLQGSSYSTTALDFEKEHRITPVLESPRMSRRSLRLHSTTGLYGDDSMDSSLNHMYHSASFSAGGASRRDSKALKSRRSQQHSVSCSQSLLLTTPHKSQHGSQQHNSSLHSVAASDASLLSSMLDKSCIQERTLVEGFWGLDEDSELKERTMTDYSMCEANGDINSAQTQTSMVNGSFGKDHAIHSDRNDALTTYSKHFSTAARSATGKQALTAPAASPPSTIYARDKSRKHRTGESGSHRSTITCLSLKRVLVSFSDTCVRVSRRAAASVASVFSLLLQSVLLRSRKEGKAHSSYCGSMNVNEMGTEGKRMNLNGALCDDCKGKQCVETRVVQSSSPRVCRSHHVLGELWLATAYTGSSVLWVGQKAGSAVRSVIRRMLSVLWLAAVSPGKAATGAFWWLGTGWYHLATVMSLLNIFVLTRCLPKLLKLLLILLPFLLALWHWGPSSLLSVLPAINITEWRTAYSLSQNPLEPTKDSQPIMAQPPPAVSQPGSVLVSVDSERLARLEQRLAQLWEKVERGGRRQENQHREVLSLYQSVREQLDTQTDKDSMGLWVSGLLEERLLLLKGGVEKDAALRRELSQEIGEQYVVQQQGQESRLAQLEVLLQTLTAKTEEVQRRQADTSSATPALPPVPVLVNVGVDSESHDALLAEVQLLEATLGSIRQDLQGVMGCQGMCDRLDTLHETVSEQVSAQVRMELRALFDHSKQVGDSQPGEKELPESLLQWLSERYVSGADVHASLTSLELSILQNVTLQLEKSRARQETLSTETVTQTVMHTVGAAGTGMSEEHVQLIVKNALTLYSQDRTGLVDYALESGGGSILSTRCSETYETKTALMSLFGLPLWYFSQSPRVAIQPDVHPGNCWAFQGSHGYLVIRLSMRIVPSAFSLEHIPKALSPTGTISSAPRQFTVYGLDDEYQEEGKLLGSYTYQDDEDALQTYPVTEENDKAYQIIEVRVLSNWGHPEYTCLYRIRVHGQPSVN; this is translated from the exons ATGAGGGGTGGACTCTGGAGAGCTGGGGTTGGACAGATCT ATTTTGAAACGGTTCCAAAGTCCAAACGATGTGAATGCCGGACTGAGTTGTTCCTTGAGAGATGGCAGCAGCAGtttgcttttttgttgttgttgcaagg CTCCAGCTACTCTACAACAGCCCTGGACTTTGAGAAGGAGCACAGGATCACTCCCGTCTTAGAGTCTCCCAGGATGTCTCGGCGGAGCCTGCGTCTGCACTCCACCACTGGTCTCTATGGTGACGACAGCATGGACTCTTCTCTCAACCACATGTACCACAGCGCTTCCTTCAGTGCAGGAGGAGCCAGTCGCAGAGATTCCAA GGCGTTGAAGAGCAGGAggtctcagcagcactctgtctCCTGCTCCCAGTCTCTGCTCCTCACCACGCCCCATAAGAGCCAGCATGGCTCCCAGCAGCACAACAGCAGTCTGCACAGCGTGGCCGCCAGCGACGCCTCCCTGCTCTCCTCCATGCTGGACAAGTCGTGCATCCAGGAGCGCACGCTGGTCGAAGGCTTCTGGGGCTTGGATGAAGACTCTGAACTCAAAG AGCGGACCATGACTGACTACAGTATGTGTGAGGCCAACGGAGACATTAACTCGGCACAGACCCAGACCTCCATGGTGAACGGTAGCTTCGGTAAGGACCACGCGATCCACTCGGACAGAAATGACGCGCTCACCACCTACTCCAAGCACTTCTCAACTGCAGCCCGCTCTGCCACCGGCAAGCAGGCCCTGACAGCCCCCGCCGCTTCCCCTCCCTCCACCATCTACGCCAGGGACAAGAGCCGCAAGCACAGGACGGGTGAGAGCGGCAGCCACAGAAGTACTATAACGTGTTTGTCCTTAAAAC GTGTGCTGGTGTCCTTCTCGGACACCTGTGTGCGCGTGAGCAggagggcagcagcctctgtggcGTCCGTCTTCTCACTGCTCTTACAGAGTGTGCTGCTGAGGTCACGCAAAGAGGGCAAAG CTCACTCCAGCTACTGCGGAAGCATGAATGTAAATGAGATGGGGACTGAGGGGAAACGCATGAATCTGAATGGTGCTCTTT GTGACGACTGCAAAGGGAAGCAGTGCGTGGAGACACGCGTTGTCCAGTCATCATCACCACGGGTCTGCCGGTCACACCATGTGTTGGGGGAACTGTGGCTTGCCACCGCTTACACAG GCTCCAGTGTGTTGTGGGTGGGGCAGAAGGCAGGCTCAGCTGTGCGGTCCGTGATAAGAAGGATGCTGTCTGTTCTCTGGTTGGCAGCCGTGTCCCCAG GTAAGGCAGCGACTGGGGCTTTCTGGTGGCTGGGGACTGGATGGTATCATCTGGCCACCGTCATGTCGCTCCTCAACATCTTCGTCTTGACACG GTGCCTTCCCAAGCTCCTCAAACTCCTGCTGATTCTGCTCCCATTCCTCCTGG CTCTGTGGCACTGGGGTCCGTCCAGCCTGCTGTCTGTGTTGCCTGCCATTAACATCACTGAGTGGAGGACGGCCTACTCCCTCAGTCAGAACCCTCTGGAACCAACCAAAGACAGCCAGCCCATCATGGCTCAACCACCACCAGCTGTCTCACAG CCAGGCAGTGTGCTGGTGTCTGTGGACTCTGAGCGCCTAGCCCGGTTGGAGCAGAGGCTGGCCCAGCTGTGGGAGAAGGTGGAGCGAGGGGGCCGAAGGCAGGAAAACCAGCACAGGGAGGTGCTGAGTCTCTACCAGTCTGTACGAGAGCAGCTGGACACCCAGACGGACAAGGACAGCATGGGGCTGTGGGTGtctggcctgctggaggagagacTCCTTCTGCTGAAGGGGGGGGTGGAGAAGGATGCAGCACTGCGGAGAGAACTG AGTCAGGAGATTGGAGAGCAGTATGTGGTGCAGCAGCAGGGCCAAGAGTCTCGTCTGGCTCAGCTAGAGGTGCTGCTGCAGACACTGACTGCCAAGACAGAG GAGGTGCAGAGGAGGCAAGCAGACACTTCCAGTGCTACACCTGCACTGCCACCAGTGCCTGTGCTAGTCAA TGTGGGTGTGGACAGCGAGTCCCATGATGCCTTGCTGGCGGAGGTGCAACTTCTAGAGGCGACGCTGGGGAGCATTAGGCAGGACCTGCAGGGGGTGATGGGATGCCAGGGCATGTGTGACCGCCTGGACACACTCCATGAAACG GTGTCTGAGCAAGTGTCTGCCCAGGTGAGGATGGAACTGCGGGCCCTGTTTGACCACAGCAAGCAAGTCGGAGATTCCCAACCTGGAGAAAAGGAGCTCCCAGAGTCCCTGCTGCAGTGGCTCTCTGAGCGCTATGTAAGTGGGGCTGATGTGCACGCCTCTCTGACCTCCCTGGAGCTCAGCATCCTGCAGAACGTGACCCTGCAGCTGGAGAAGAGCAGGGCCAGGCAGGAGACGCTCAGCACTGAGACTGTCACTCAGACTGTGATGCACACTGTTGGAGCCGCAGGGACCGGGATGTCCGAGGAG CATGTACAGCTGATAGTGAAGAATGCTCTGACACTCTACTCCCAGGATCGGACCGGCCTGGTGGACTATGCTCTGGAGTCTGGCG gcGGCAGCATCCTGAGCACTCGCTGCTCTGAGACGTACGAGACAAAGACGGCACTAATGAGTCTGTTTGGCCTCCCGCTCTGGTACTTCTCCCAGTCTCCTCGTGTGGCCATACAG CCTGATGTCCATCCAGGGAACTGCTGGGCGTTTCAGGGTTCCCATGGTTACCTGGTGATTCGTCTCTCTATGAGGATCGTGCCCTCTGCCTTCTCATTGGAGCACATCCCCAAAGCCCTTTCGCCAACAGGCACCATCAGCAGCGCCCCGCGCCAGTTTACCGTCTAT GGTCTGGATGATGAGTACCAGGAGGAGGGTAAGTTACTGGGCAGCTACACCTACCAGGATGATGAGGATGCTCTACAAACTTATCCTGTCACA